The Nostoc cf. commune SO-36 genomic sequence ATAATTATTCTATTTTTTTATCCTTAAATATTAGATTAGTCTTAAAATACTTAAGTATCATCTATAGCTAGAAACAGTTTTGATTAGAATGTTATCTATAATTAGACACACATAAGTGAATTATGAACAGCAATTCTTGTGAAGATTTGCTGGGAGCATCCCAGTTTTTTGCAAAGAAGGCGAAAATCAGTCAGTATAGTTAAGATGACTGTATTTACTTAACCATGATCCCAGAATAAAAGCAAGCTCTTCAAGAACATATTCAGGCAATTGCTCAAATATTGTACGAAGATACGTCAAAAGAAAAGCTCACAAATTTTGCAGGAATTGAAGAAGCAGTACTGAGTCAAATGCAGAAGTACGTTATGCCAGAAGTAGGGTTTTTTTATTGAAACGATTACAGAGACAACCGCAGGATACCAACGACGACTCAAAAGCATCCTTGGAGAGTTACCAATAACGCAATACAGTTCAGTTAAGCAATTTTTTCCTTCTCTTTCTTCTCTCTGCGTCCTCTGCGCCTTCTCTACGAGACGCTACGCGTTGGCGAAAGCCTCTCGTAGAGAAGGCGGTAGCCTGCGGCAAGCCGAAGCGTCTACGTTAAAAAATTGACTTGGAATAACAAAGTTTTAGCCTTAACTGAACCGTATTGACCAATAACGAGCAAATAAGCCATTGAATTAGAAGTCGCACCGAGTTTCAAACAGGTTTTGTTCCAGGAAATCGACGCGATCGCTTACTCCTGCTTTTTGAGCATTACTAAGGCTTTCTTGTACAAGTTGGGGATTAATTTCTATACCAACAGCACTACGCGCATTATATTTTTGC encodes the following:
- a CDS encoding class I SAM-dependent methyltransferase, coding for MTLGSGDGRIPITAVQKYNARSAVGIEINPQLVQESLSNAQKAGVSDRVDFLEQNLFETRCDF